The nucleotide sequence CTAGACGAAAATCCAAATTACCAGTAAAATTAAGTCTTGCATGATATACCCAACAACCGGTGAGACGAGTTGGATTCCAAACCAATATCCTTAAAATTAATTCCCAGTTCCAGGTGGACAGCATTCACGGTAAAATCTTACATGAAAAATACTCCCAAGGTACATAGCACATTTAATCAGAGCTTAGTGGTCTAGTTCATCGAGAAGTCCGAAGATATAAACTGTCATCAGGCTAAGACAGACAATGTGCAACCGCATCCAACAGAAATAGCTGAAGCAGCATAGCTATCCAGCAACAAAACAGAAGTATCGGAAAACCAAAAATCGGCATGCAGCGTGTGATGATCCTGGCATGAAGTATTCACCTATAGCGATCACGGTCACGCTCGGCTCCTCGCTCCCAGCTCCTCTCATAGCTGTGGTCTCTGCCCCtgtccctccctctttccttcTCACGGTCTCTACTTCTACTTCGGCTTCGGCGCCGCTCTCTCCCATGACTGCCTCTATCTCTGTTCCTGCTATCCCGTTCATTGTAGTCATGGTCTCTGCCTCGATCTCTGCTCCTTTCCCTGCTTTCTCTTCTAGTTGAACCTATAATGATGATGGAAAAATATTATCATGTACAATACAAAAAGGGGGTAAATCAGATTTCTGTGCCAGAAAGTAATTTGTTTGTCCAGAACTATGTGTATCTATTTTGTGATTTGTTGAAGTGCACAAGTACAAATCATAAAGTAGGTGTAGTTTGAACTTATCCTATGTTAATAAGCATAGCAAATGTTTAGTCCTCTACAAAAATAATTTACCAAGAACATGTGATAGGACTACACACAAATTCAAACggaattaattaacaaaagaaaCTGAAATGAGCATGTAATACCACGTTGCTCAACCTCCCATCCAGCCCGTCCAGACCCAGGAAGGGTTGGTGCATTTTCAGTTTGCTGTGTTTTAGCACGGAATTTCTTTTTGAGGTTGCCAAATTCATCATACATCTCCCCGTCATCCTataacaggaaaaaaaacatttagatGAAAACTCATGACTTGACACATGGGACATCAAATAACATGTCCCACCTCTTCAGCCTCTTTGCGGCGCCTTTTAACTTCCTCTAGTTCTTCTTCATCAAGTTCTTTATACCCACCACCCCGGCCTCCTCTGCAAATAAATGTAATTGGTGAGAAAAGTCTCATGATTGAAAGACTTACAATTTCATGTATAATAATTAACAATTACATGAGTTGATTTTATGGGTAATGCAACCACATGCACTTCTCATTTTACCATGCCTTTTTGTAcaattttgtgttaaaaattcTATGTTGAGTGTAAAGATTAACAGAAAGGAAGTCAATCAAAAGTAAAGGAAAAACTTTGCATCATAATAATCTTCCTTTTCATGTTTATTTCGATACTTGAGTTTGAAGTTGAATTTCAAAGGTGCTAAATCATCAATAAATGGGGAACGTTTCCACTGATGGTGCCCCAACTATGTTGTCATAACAACATACTGCAGTACTGCACCCAATTGTGTTGTCATAACTCTATATTACAACTGGCAAAAGGTGCACCGTGTGACTGTCAGCTAGGTGCACTAATTGTCATCACCACAGGTTCACAGACAGTCATGCCAAACAAATAGGATAAAATGCAACAGCATATCGCTCTAATTTGTGTCTAGTGTTGCTCAAATGAGACCAAAAGCCCAAAACTGTTTACAAGAAAACAGAGTAGCACTGTAGTTACCATGCTATTCGTATGtgccaaaaatgaaaaaaaaaagaatgccaATGAGTAACTGTGTAACCAGTTTTTGAGGCAACTACATTCCAAAGTCTGCCAAATTATAGCCAAAAATCAGTCACCACAAACCAGGGTGTGATGAGTGTACTCTAATTTAGACATGAGCAGGACAGGTAAATGTAGTGCTTTGCTTTACATAAATTGCTCACCATAGTTCATGCCAAAGCAAAGGCAAATAATACATTTCGACTATTTAACTGGCAAAGCAATGAACATGCCACATGCAGGTTGTGCATGTCTTACCTCACACCACCTTCATTGTGACCTGGCTTAGTGGTGTTACAGATATTACATTTCATCCGCTTTGCCCAATTTATGTTGCCACACCTGGAAAACATTAAATTATTTATCATCACATATGCGGTTTTATAATATAGTACATGGTACAACCATGATGCTTTTATTACTGTTGATCAATTTAGTCAATACATAATATTAGTACTACAATCCCATAGGACTGAGGAGACACCAACAGGTCATCATCCTAATGAAGTTACAAAATATTTGTGTTAATGGAAATAACGGTTTGACGAAACATTATTGAAAAGCTTAGACCCCATAGTAGGTTAGTAACAAGAATGAAAGATTACAAGGTCACCATTCActaataactactccctccatcccacaaaGACATCATTTCTAGCGATTTTCAGACAAATTAGTAGTAGGGAGAAAAAATGTCTATGGTACCCCTCATTAATACTCTTGGTTGTATTTCCTAGGCTCCAATTAAATGTGCGTGCATTAGCTTGATTGGCTGCAACATATAGAAATGAAGTCTTTGtgggacaaattttgaatgctaGAAATAAAGtctttgtgggacggagggagtatattgcaaAATTGATTTTCAGTCACTAAAGTTTAAGATGATTGAGTTATAACACCTATGAAATTTAAATTTCTAACAGCTTGATTACCAACATTTAGTGCTTCTCCAAAATTCCTGCATAAACACAGGGTAGAAATAATATTGAAGATTTGAACAGGCATAAATAGTCATAGAGAGCACAGCACAATTGGGTTCATCAAGCAGGCATGCAACAGCTAATAACAAATACAAATAAGGTAAGGACAGAAGAAGTCATGAAACAGCAAACTTATGTGGGTATTCTTACATTGGGCATGACCAATCATTTGGACCAAACAGTCCAGGAGGAccaccaacagcagcagcacggCTGCCTCCTTTTGCATCGTCACTTCCACGGCCTCTACccctaccaccaccaccggcaccTGATCCACTAACACCGGCAGGGCGAGCAGCTCCACAGCGATTACAGACACCACGAAAGGCAAAGTTTACATTGCCACAACTGGGAGAGGAAGCAATATCAGACAGGATTTTGAATACACGGTGATGACCATACTACTATAGTAGTCAGCAAAAGAAATTAAGTGACAGGGAAGCCTCTTACCAATCAAAACAGAC is from Oryza sativa Japonica Group chromosome 9, ASM3414082v1 and encodes:
- the LOC4346663 gene encoding transcription initiation factor TFIID subunit 15 isoform X1 translates to MAGYMSRGPPNGSVYVCNLPPGTDETMLADYFGTIGLLKKDKRTGRPKIWIYRDKVTNEPKGDATVTYEDPHAASAAVEWFNNKDFHGSTIQVHIAESKNKDTYDNSASLNNSAGLGGQDELDNGAGRGRGHGDGPGKAWQQDGDWLCPNTSCGNVNFAFRGVCNRCGAARPAGVSGSGAGGGGRGRGRGSDDAKGGSRAAAVGGPPGLFGPNDWSCPMCGNINWAKRMKCNICNTTKPGHNEGGVRGGRGGGYKELDEEELEEVKRRRKEAEEDDGEMYDEFGNLKKKFRAKTQQTENAPTLPGSGRAGWEVEQRGSTRRESRERSRDRGRDHDYNERDSRNRDRGSHGRERRRSRSRSRDREKERGRDRGRDHSYERSWERGAERDRDRYR
- the LOC4346663 gene encoding transcription initiation factor TFIID subunit 15 isoform X2 — translated: MAGYMSRGPPNGSVYVCNLPPGTDETMLADYFGTIGLLKKDKRTGRPKIWIYRDKVTNEPKGDATVTYEDPHAASAAVEWFNNKDFHGSTIQVHIAESKNKDTYDNSASLNNSAGLGGQDELDNGAGRGRGHGDGPGKAWQQDGDWLCPNTSCGNVNFAFRGVCNRCGAARPAGVSGSGAGGGGRGRGRGSDDAKGGSRAAAVGGPPGLFGPNDWSCPMCGNINWAKRMKCNICNTTKPGHNEGGVRGGRGGGYKELDEEELEEVKRRRKEAEEDDGEMYDEFGNLKKKFRAKTQQTENAPTLPGSGRAGWEVEQRSTRRESRERSRDRGRDHDYNERDSRNRDRGSHGRERRRSRSRSRDREKERGRDRGRDHSYERSWERGAERDRDRYR